Proteins from a single region of Microbacterium sp. zg-Y818:
- a CDS encoding ABC transporter permease: MGATVLVAAISAAFGVALLTATGYLAAALRSDPYFGDSETLAIVIGILSVLLVAVAVYVGAMVTANTFATIVAGRTRTIALMRLIGASARAQRAEVAGQGLVVGALGAFLGLALGTGACIAAVPLLDRLVGIDSGYVVAQPVLLLPTLAVALTTWAAAWAGSRRVLAVTPLQALGGSVEATREQVARRRGRTAVALALLGLGVALLALGVAAGFITPLGVVIAFFGGLLSFTGLTLAAPVVMPPLLRLTARAFGRSVPARLAAENALRYPERSSRMAIGVVMGVALVTMFAVAAESVKVLVAASAGGEVDPMFAGMMDSFAGVMMALVGVSAVIAAVGLVNLLTIGVVQRRRELGLLRALGLSAAQVRRMVLLEAAHVTVTALAFGLVLGIAYGWVGAQSLLGSVRIPPDWSAPTFIAPAVPLLPVLVVVAATAVLTLVAAVVPTRLATRVAPVAALAE; the protein is encoded by the coding sequence ATGGGCGCCACTGTGCTGGTCGCGGCGATCTCGGCCGCGTTCGGCGTCGCACTGCTGACGGCCACCGGCTACCTCGCCGCGGCGCTGCGGTCAGACCCCTACTTCGGCGACTCCGAGACACTGGCGATCGTCATCGGCATTCTGAGTGTGCTGCTGGTGGCGGTGGCGGTGTACGTAGGCGCGATGGTCACCGCCAACACGTTCGCGACGATCGTGGCGGGGCGCACCCGCACGATTGCGCTGATGCGGCTGATCGGCGCCTCGGCACGCGCGCAGCGTGCCGAAGTGGCCGGGCAGGGTCTCGTCGTCGGGGCGCTCGGCGCGTTCCTCGGACTCGCACTCGGGACGGGCGCGTGCATCGCGGCAGTGCCGCTGCTGGACCGGCTGGTCGGCATCGACAGCGGCTACGTCGTCGCGCAGCCGGTGCTGCTGCTGCCGACGCTCGCGGTGGCGCTGACCACCTGGGCGGCGGCGTGGGCGGGGTCCCGCCGTGTGCTCGCGGTCACGCCGCTGCAGGCGCTGGGCGGATCGGTCGAGGCGACGCGCGAGCAGGTCGCACGCCGGCGCGGCCGCACCGCCGTCGCGCTGGCCCTGCTGGGCCTCGGCGTGGCGCTGCTCGCGCTGGGCGTGGCCGCCGGGTTCATCACACCGCTGGGCGTCGTGATCGCGTTCTTCGGCGGTCTGCTGTCGTTCACCGGGCTGACCCTCGCCGCACCCGTGGTCATGCCGCCGCTCCTGCGGCTGACCGCCCGCGCATTCGGGCGCTCGGTGCCCGCGAGGCTCGCCGCCGAGAATGCGCTCCGCTACCCAGAGCGGTCCAGCCGCATGGCGATCGGGGTCGTGATGGGCGTCGCCCTCGTGACGATGTTCGCGGTAGCGGCCGAATCCGTGAAGGTGCTGGTGGCGGCCTCGGCCGGCGGCGAGGTCGACCCGATGTTCGCGGGGATGATGGATTCGTTCGCGGGGGTGATGATGGCGTTGGTCGGAGTGAGCGCCGTGATCGCGGCGGTGGGCCTGGTGAACCTGCTGACCATCGGGGTCGTGCAGCGGCGGCGCGAGCTGGGGCTGCTGCGGGCCCTCGGCCTCAGCGCCGCCCAGGTGCGGCGCATGGTGCTGCTCGAGGCGGCGCACGTGACGGTGACGGCGCTGGCTTTCGGGCTCGTGCTCGGGATCGCCTACGGATGGGTGGGTGCGCAGTCGCTGCTGGGCTCGGTGCGAATCCCGCCCGACTGGTCGGCGCCGACATTCATCGCCCCTGCGGTGCCGCTGCTGCCGGTGCTCGTGGTGGTGGCCGCGACCGCGGTGCTGACGCTCGTTGCTGCCGTGGTGCCCACGCGCCTGGCCACCCGCGTGGCGCCGGTCGCCGCCCTCGCGGAGTAA
- a CDS encoding glycoside hydrolase family 3 N-terminal domain-containing protein, with protein sequence MPTNPATESGDRSHAQPPVESVAQISALLLDTDPTLDPELARVARQAAAEGAVLLRNDGVLPLGAERPVAVFGRVQIDWFAVGYGSGGDVKVPYVWNLLAGLRDAGVQVDDEVADRYAAWTAENRPSYEGTWGQWPHHFPEMPLDADVVAAAATRADTAVVVIGRAAGEARESVREPGSFYLTDDERTMLDLVTTSFARTVVVVDAGNVMDLSWVDAYGDRIGAVLYAWQGGMEGARAVAGVLAGEIAPSGKLTDTIARSYEDYPSAPHFGDPDVNVYAEDVFVGYRYFETFAQDRVQFPFGFGLGYAAFEVTVVDATTDAATTDAATVRVTVDVRNTDDVFAGKETVQAYLAAPDGRLGKPARSLAAFAKTGLLAPGESERVTLEFRLADLASYDDSGVTGHRSAFVLEPGDYGVFVGTDVRSASLALTVPIDDLRVVRQVTEAAAARDPFSRMTLARDESGAAVVAWEDVPQATVDRRERVLAGLPAEIPLTGDRGITLDDVAAGAATLDDFIAQLTAEELSLLARGDVTMHSPLGAPGNAGVLGGVSESLRAKGVPPITTTDGPSGIRLSAYASLLPSGTALASTWNTALVRELAALHGQEMLRKGSDVLLSPGMNIHRDPLCGRNFEYFSEDPLVTGRFGAAIVQGVQSVGVSACPKHFAANNQETNRTRNDSRVSERALREIYLRGFELCVAEAQPRTIMTSYNKVNGVWAHYHHDLVTTILRGEWGYTGCVITDWWMEDAVDPDFPALEDNAYRVRAQVDVLMPGGVKTADGPQAYADQTILQSLSRPDGLTIGELQRGARNVLGLALALAPVLGRHADA encoded by the coding sequence ATGCCCACTAATCCCGCCACCGAGTCCGGCGACCGCTCCCACGCGCAGCCGCCCGTCGAGTCGGTCGCCCAGATCTCGGCGCTGCTGCTGGACACCGATCCCACGCTCGATCCCGAACTCGCCCGCGTGGCCCGCCAGGCCGCGGCCGAGGGTGCCGTGCTGCTGCGCAACGACGGCGTGCTGCCCCTGGGGGCCGAGCGCCCGGTGGCGGTGTTCGGGCGCGTGCAGATCGACTGGTTCGCCGTCGGCTACGGCTCGGGCGGCGACGTGAAGGTGCCGTACGTCTGGAACCTGCTGGCGGGCCTGCGCGACGCGGGGGTGCAGGTCGACGACGAGGTCGCCGACCGCTACGCGGCGTGGACGGCCGAGAACCGCCCGTCGTACGAGGGCACGTGGGGGCAGTGGCCGCACCACTTCCCCGAGATGCCGCTGGATGCCGACGTCGTCGCGGCCGCCGCGACGCGCGCCGACACCGCGGTCGTCGTCATCGGCCGCGCGGCCGGTGAAGCGCGCGAGAGCGTGCGGGAGCCCGGGAGCTTCTATCTCACCGACGACGAGCGCACCATGCTCGACCTCGTGACGACGTCGTTCGCGCGCACGGTCGTCGTGGTCGACGCCGGCAACGTCATGGATCTGTCGTGGGTCGATGCCTACGGTGACCGCATCGGTGCCGTGCTCTACGCGTGGCAGGGCGGCATGGAAGGGGCGCGCGCCGTCGCCGGCGTGCTGGCGGGCGAGATCGCCCCCAGCGGCAAGCTGACCGACACCATCGCCCGCTCGTACGAGGACTACCCCAGCGCCCCCCACTTCGGCGACCCCGACGTCAACGTCTACGCCGAGGACGTCTTCGTGGGCTACCGCTACTTCGAGACCTTCGCGCAGGACCGGGTGCAGTTCCCCTTCGGCTTCGGCCTCGGCTACGCCGCGTTCGAGGTCACGGTGGTCGACGCGACGACGGATGCCGCGACGACGGACGCCGCGACCGTGCGGGTGACCGTCGACGTACGCAACACCGACGACGTCTTCGCCGGCAAGGAGACGGTGCAGGCCTACCTCGCCGCTCCCGACGGGCGCCTGGGCAAGCCCGCCCGATCGCTCGCGGCGTTCGCGAAGACCGGGCTGCTGGCACCGGGTGAATCCGAGCGGGTGACGCTGGAATTCCGCCTCGCCGACCTCGCGTCGTACGACGACTCCGGGGTCACCGGCCACCGCAGCGCGTTCGTGCTGGAGCCGGGCGACTACGGCGTCTTCGTCGGCACCGACGTGCGCTCGGCATCCCTCGCCCTCACCGTGCCCATCGACGACCTGCGGGTCGTGCGGCAGGTGACCGAGGCGGCCGCCGCCCGGGATCCCTTCTCACGCATGACGCTGGCCCGTGACGAGTCGGGCGCCGCCGTCGTCGCATGGGAGGACGTGCCGCAGGCAACCGTCGACCGCCGCGAGCGGGTGCTCGCGGGACTGCCAGCCGAGATCCCGCTGACGGGGGACCGGGGGATCACCCTCGACGATGTCGCGGCGGGCGCTGCGACCCTCGACGACTTCATCGCGCAGCTGACGGCGGAGGAGCTGTCGCTCCTCGCCCGCGGCGACGTCACCATGCACAGCCCGCTGGGTGCTCCCGGCAACGCGGGCGTTCTCGGCGGGGTGTCCGAGTCGCTGCGTGCCAAGGGCGTCCCGCCGATCACGACGACCGATGGTCCGAGCGGCATCCGGCTGTCGGCGTATGCCTCGCTGCTGCCGTCGGGCACCGCGCTGGCGTCGACGTGGAACACCGCGCTCGTGCGTGAGCTCGCTGCCCTTCACGGCCAGGAGATGCTGCGCAAGGGCTCGGACGTGCTGCTGAGCCCCGGCATGAACATCCACCGCGACCCGCTGTGCGGCCGCAACTTCGAGTACTTCTCCGAGGACCCCCTCGTCACCGGACGCTTCGGCGCCGCGATCGTGCAGGGCGTGCAGTCGGTCGGCGTCTCGGCATGCCCCAAGCACTTCGCCGCCAACAACCAGGAGACCAACCGCACCCGCAACGACTCCCGGGTCTCGGAGCGGGCGCTGCGCGAGATCTACCTGCGCGGCTTCGAGCTGTGCGTCGCCGAGGCCCAGCCGCGCACCATCATGACCTCGTACAACAAGGTCAACGGCGTGTGGGCGCACTACCACCACGACCTGGTGACGACGATCCTGCGCGGCGAGTGGGGCTACACCGGTTGCGTCATCACCGACTGGTGGATGGAGGACGCCGTCGATCCCGACTTCCCCGCGCTCGAGGACAACGCCTACCGGGTGCGGGCCCAGGTCGACGTGCTCATGCCCGGCGGCGTGAAGACGGCCGACGGTCCGCAGGCTTACGCCGACCAGACGATCCTGCAGTCGCTCTCGCGCCCCGACGGGCTGACGATCGGCGAGCTGCAGCGCGGCGCGCGCAATGTGCTGGGGCTCGCGTTGGCACTGGCCCCGGTGCTGGGCCGTCACGCCGACGCGTAG
- a CDS encoding 2-phosphosulfolactate phosphatase gives MPNPFDQSRYQVRFDWGDAGRQRLQPADVTVVVDVLRFCSTVTDRVAAGESVALDEAAHADSWNGAALAAALAQTGTTVMLGCLRNASAVADAVLAEQIHRGARTSVAVLAAGELAGSDPAASLRFAVEDQLGAGAVIDALALRGLDHSSPEAAAACESLRGLRGAVRHLLTASGSGQELLERGSGDEVRRAAEIDAVAVVPVLRAGVFERY, from the coding sequence ATGCCGAACCCGTTCGACCAGTCCCGCTATCAGGTGCGCTTCGACTGGGGGGATGCCGGGCGGCAGCGGCTGCAGCCTGCGGACGTCACCGTCGTGGTCGACGTGCTGCGGTTCTGCTCCACCGTCACCGATCGCGTCGCGGCGGGGGAGTCCGTGGCGCTCGACGAGGCGGCGCATGCGGACTCGTGGAACGGAGCTGCGCTCGCCGCTGCGCTCGCCCAGACGGGTACGACCGTGATGCTCGGGTGCCTGCGCAACGCGTCGGCGGTGGCCGACGCCGTGCTGGCCGAGCAGATTCACCGGGGCGCGCGGACGAGCGTCGCCGTGCTCGCCGCGGGTGAGCTCGCGGGATCCGACCCGGCGGCGTCGCTGCGCTTCGCGGTCGAGGACCAGCTGGGTGCGGGCGCCGTGATCGACGCGCTCGCCCTGCGGGGGCTCGACCATTCCTCACCCGAGGCGGCAGCCGCGTGCGAGTCGCTGCGGGGACTGCGCGGTGCCGTGCGTCACCTGCTCACGGCCAGCGGCTCCGGGCAGGAGCTGCTCGAGCGCGGCAGCGGCGACGAGGTGCGAAGGGCTGCGGAAATCGACGCCGTCGCCGTCGTGCCGGTGCTGCGGGCGGGCGTCTTCGAGCGGTACTGA
- a CDS encoding SprT-like domain-containing protein yields MSDLQDVRHMAQQLIAEHLDDSWSFAFDHAKRRAGLCNYGEKRISVSRYLSARYDDDTNRQTLLHEVAHALAGASAGHGAIWRRTARRIGYTGGTTHHGEPANDLAPWVGLCPAGHTAYRHRRVTRATSCAKCAPTFDERFLFQWRRREISPATRLAALTPR; encoded by the coding sequence ATGTCAGACCTGCAAGACGTGCGCCACATGGCGCAGCAGCTCATCGCCGAGCACCTCGACGATTCGTGGTCGTTCGCGTTCGACCACGCCAAGCGGCGCGCGGGGCTGTGCAACTACGGCGAGAAGCGCATCAGCGTCTCGCGGTACCTCTCTGCGCGCTACGACGACGACACGAACCGGCAGACCCTGCTGCACGAGGTCGCCCACGCCCTCGCCGGCGCGTCGGCCGGTCACGGCGCGATCTGGCGGCGCACCGCGCGGCGCATCGGCTACACCGGCGGCACCACCCACCACGGCGAGCCGGCGAACGACCTCGCCCCCTGGGTGGGACTGTGCCCGGCCGGCCACACCGCCTACCGACACCGGCGCGTCACCCGAGCCACGTCGTGCGCGAAGTGCGCGCCGACCTTCGACGAGCGCTTCCTGTTCCAGTGGCGACGGCGCGAGATCTCCCCAGCCACGCGGCTCGCGGCGCTCACGCCGCGCTGA
- a CDS encoding fused MFS/spermidine synthase, producing the protein MARASIEEPPPQARLSDGTIARIVPSRYVSGFELDVDGTPQSHVDLDDPTHLHFEYVARMGAVIDRLRMPGQPLSAVHLGAGALTLPRYIEATRPGSRQQVIELEQALVDLVRAELPLPRGAQVRMRIGDARAGLDRLPPALRGNADLLVSDVFAGAQTPAHLTTVEFYRAASAVLAPDGVLLVNVADGSGLAFARRQVATVREVFAHVIVLAEVQLFKGRRFGNLVIAASASPLPTEWLPRLMAAGPHPAKVAEGGELDEFVRGARIATDADSTPSPKPASSVFDR; encoded by the coding sequence ATGGCGCGCGCAAGCATCGAGGAACCGCCCCCGCAGGCACGGCTGTCCGACGGCACGATCGCGCGCATCGTGCCGTCGCGATACGTCTCGGGCTTCGAGCTCGACGTCGATGGCACCCCGCAGTCCCACGTGGACCTCGACGACCCCACGCACCTGCATTTCGAGTACGTCGCCCGGATGGGCGCGGTCATCGACAGGCTGCGGATGCCGGGGCAGCCCCTGTCGGCGGTGCACCTGGGCGCGGGGGCGCTGACCCTCCCCCGCTACATCGAGGCGACCCGGCCGGGGTCGCGTCAGCAGGTGATCGAACTCGAGCAGGCCCTCGTCGACCTCGTGCGCGCGGAGCTGCCGCTCCCCCGCGGCGCGCAGGTGCGCATGCGCATCGGCGACGCCCGGGCGGGTCTTGACCGACTGCCGCCGGCCCTGCGCGGCAATGCCGACCTGCTGGTGTCCGACGTCTTCGCCGGCGCGCAGACCCCCGCGCACCTGACGACGGTGGAGTTCTACCGCGCGGCATCCGCCGTGCTCGCGCCCGACGGCGTGCTGCTGGTGAACGTCGCCGACGGCTCGGGCCTGGCCTTCGCACGCCGTCAGGTCGCGACCGTGCGCGAGGTGTTCGCCCACGTCATCGTGCTCGCCGAGGTGCAGCTGTTCAAGGGTCGCCGGTTCGGGAACCTCGTGATCGCCGCCTCGGCCTCGCCCCTTCCCACCGAGTGGCTGCCGAGGCTCATGGCCGCCGGTCCCCACCCCGCCAAGGTGGCCGAGGGCGGGGAGCTCGACGAATTCGTCCGCGGCGCGCGCATCGCCACCGACGCGGATTCGACGCCGTCGCCGAAGCCGGCAAGCTCGGTGTTCGACCGCTGA
- a CDS encoding ABC transporter substrate-binding protein, producing MLHSRNRRGALTAAAGVALAALVLSGCSSQRDAGTDDATADAEVDGTFVFGASADPASLDPAFAQDGETFRVSRQIFEGLVGTEPGTADPAPLLAESWESSEDGLTHTFALKEGVTFHDGTEFNAEAVCANFDRWYNWEGLAASEALGYYYNKLFRGYASSPEEAVYASCTADDATTATVTLNQPFAGFIPALSLPAFSMQSPAAMEEFAADEVGGTAEAPTLSEYAMGHPSGTGPYVFSEWAPGEQLTLTANEDYWGDTGQIDEIIFRVIDDPTARRQALEAGSIDGYDLVGPADTAALEEDGFTMVSRPPFTILYLAFNQAVPELQDPVVREALSYAIDKDALISQVLPEGTEKATQFMPDTVNGYNSDVTTYEYDPAKAQELLAQAGYDEANPLTLTFNYPVNVSRPYMPDPEQIFTVLSAQLGEVGVVTNPVSNEWGDYLDLITGGTEHGIHLLGWTGDYNDTDNFVGVFFGAQSAEWGFDNPELFQALQEARGIPSLEEQSALYEDINEMVATFIPGVPLAHPAPTLAFDPRVESYPASPVNDEVFSEIVLTE from the coding sequence ATGCTCCATTCACGAAACCGACGCGGAGCCTTGACGGCCGCCGCGGGCGTGGCATTGGCCGCGCTCGTGCTGTCGGGCTGCTCGAGCCAGCGCGACGCCGGCACCGACGACGCGACCGCCGACGCCGAGGTCGACGGCACGTTCGTCTTCGGCGCCTCCGCCGACCCGGCGAGCCTCGACCCCGCCTTCGCCCAGGACGGTGAGACCTTCCGTGTCTCGCGTCAGATCTTCGAGGGTCTCGTCGGCACCGAGCCCGGCACCGCCGACCCCGCGCCCCTGCTCGCGGAGTCGTGGGAGTCCTCCGAGGACGGCCTCACGCACACGTTCGCGCTGAAGGAGGGCGTGACCTTCCACGACGGCACCGAGTTCAACGCCGAGGCCGTCTGCGCCAACTTCGACCGCTGGTACAACTGGGAGGGTCTGGCGGCCAGCGAGGCGCTGGGCTACTACTACAACAAGCTCTTCCGCGGCTACGCGTCGAGCCCCGAAGAGGCGGTCTACGCCTCGTGCACCGCCGATGACGCCACGACCGCGACCGTCACGCTGAACCAGCCCTTCGCCGGGTTCATCCCCGCGCTGTCGCTGCCGGCGTTCTCGATGCAGAGCCCTGCCGCGATGGAGGAGTTCGCCGCCGACGAGGTGGGCGGCACCGCCGAGGCCCCGACGCTCTCGGAGTACGCGATGGGCCACCCGTCGGGCACCGGTCCCTACGTCTTCTCCGAGTGGGCGCCGGGCGAGCAGCTCACCCTCACCGCCAACGAGGACTACTGGGGCGACACCGGTCAGATCGACGAGATCATCTTCCGCGTGATCGACGACCCGACCGCCCGCCGTCAGGCGCTCGAGGCCGGCTCGATCGACGGCTACGACCTCGTCGGTCCCGCCGACACCGCCGCCCTCGAAGAGGACGGCTTCACGATGGTCTCGCGGCCGCCGTTCACCATCCTCTACCTCGCGTTCAACCAGGCCGTGCCCGAGCTGCAGGACCCGGTCGTGCGCGAGGCGCTGTCGTACGCGATCGACAAGGACGCGCTCATCTCGCAGGTGCTCCCTGAGGGCACCGAGAAGGCGACGCAGTTCATGCCAGACACCGTCAACGGCTACAACAGCGACGTCACCACCTACGAGTACGACCCCGCGAAGGCGCAGGAGCTGCTCGCGCAGGCCGGCTACGACGAGGCGAACCCGCTCACGCTGACGTTCAACTACCCCGTCAACGTCTCGCGCCCCTACATGCCGGACCCGGAGCAGATCTTCACCGTGCTTTCGGCTCAGCTCGGTGAGGTCGGCGTCGTCACCAACCCGGTCTCCAACGAGTGGGGCGACTACCTCGACCTCATCACCGGCGGCACCGAGCACGGCATCCACCTGCTGGGCTGGACGGGCGACTACAACGACACCGACAACTTCGTGGGCGTGTTCTTCGGAGCGCAGTCGGCCGAGTGGGGCTTCGACAACCCGGAGCTGTTCCAGGCGCTGCAGGAGGCCCGCGGCATCCCGAGCCTCGAGGAGCAGTCGGCCCTCTACGAGGACATCAACGAGATGGTCGCGACCTTCATCCCGGGCGTGCCCCTGGCCCACCCGGCGCCGACGCTGGCCTTCGACCCGCGGGTCGAGAGCTACCCGGCCAGCCCGGTCAACGACGAGGTCTTCAGCGAGATCGTCCTGACCGAGTAA
- a CDS encoding ABC transporter permease produces MLRTIGKRLLLLIPTLFGLSLLLFFWVRALPGGPALALLGERATPEAVERINELYGFNRPILEQYLVWMGRLLSGDFGVSLQTGRPVTEEFFRRFPATIELSLLALIIAVGIGIPLGYWAARRHGKFTDHAAVVFSLVGITIPVFFLAFILKYIFAVQLGWLPSDGRQNPRIDATHYTGFYVLDGLLTGEWDAAGDALLHLLLPAIALGTIPLAIIVRITRASVLEVQNADYVRTGKAKGVSRQTLRDRFILRNAMLPVITTVGLQVGLLLSGAILTETVFAFPGIGSFLSRAIFTRDFPVLQGFIIFIAIAYALINLLVDISYSFIDPRVRVS; encoded by the coding sequence TTGCTGCGCACCATCGGTAAGAGGCTGCTGCTTCTGATCCCCACGCTCTTCGGGTTGAGCCTGCTGCTGTTCTTCTGGGTCAGGGCCCTGCCCGGCGGCCCCGCGCTGGCCCTCCTGGGCGAGAGGGCCACGCCCGAAGCCGTCGAGCGCATCAACGAGCTCTACGGCTTCAACCGGCCGATCCTCGAGCAGTACCTGGTGTGGATGGGTCGGCTGCTCTCGGGCGACTTCGGCGTCTCGCTGCAGACCGGTCGCCCGGTGACCGAGGAGTTCTTCCGCCGCTTCCCGGCCACGATCGAGCTGTCGCTGCTGGCGCTGATCATCGCCGTCGGCATCGGCATCCCGCTCGGGTACTGGGCGGCCCGCCGCCACGGCAAGTTCACCGACCACGCGGCGGTCGTGTTCAGCCTCGTCGGCATCACGATCCCGGTGTTCTTCCTGGCGTTCATCCTCAAGTACATCTTCGCGGTGCAGCTGGGCTGGCTCCCCAGCGACGGCCGGCAGAACCCCCGCATCGACGCGACCCACTACACCGGGTTCTACGTGCTCGACGGGCTGTTGACGGGGGAATGGGATGCCGCGGGCGACGCTCTGCTGCATCTGCTCCTGCCCGCCATCGCGCTCGGCACCATTCCGCTCGCGATCATCGTGCGCATCACCCGGGCCTCGGTGCTCGAGGTGCAGAACGCCGACTACGTCCGCACCGGCAAGGCGAAGGGCGTGTCGCGGCAGACGCTGCGCGACCGGTTCATCCTGCGAAACGCCATGCTGCCGGTCATCACCACGGTGGGTCTGCAGGTCGGCCTGCTGCTGTCGGGGGCGATCCTCACCGAGACGGTGTTCGCCTTCCCGGGCATCGGGTCGTTCCTCTCCCGCGCGATCTTCACCCGTGACTTCCCCGTGCTGCAGGGCTTCATCATCTTCATCGCCATCGCGTACGCGCTGATCAACCTGCTCGTAGACATCTCGTACAGCTTCATCGACCCGAGAGTGAGGGTCTCGTGA